A section of the Leptotrichia sp. HSP-342 genome encodes:
- the cobD gene encoding threonine-phosphate decarboxylase CobD: protein MDFHGGNIYKIFREKNITEILDYSSNINPYGVPESLKQKIIENIGILERYPDPDYVELREKLAQLNKVELENIVLGNGATEAIFLFIKVIKPEKVLIVSPTFGEYERAVRACKNSESQKIEIKYFELEEKDEFRLSIRKLKKELEKKYDLVIICNPNNPTGKFLKMAETEEILRECNRYDTKLFIDEAFIEFLEDGLKESIVNSGENKKNLFVTRAFTKFFAIPGLRLGYGIYFDKNLEKKIAEKKEPWSVNNIAEMAGITVLDDTEYIEKTLNWITEEKRYMYKRLNEISGIKPYKTEVNFICVKIKDELISKGLNVKKLREKMMEEGILIRDASNFKFLDKRFFRLAIKDRKSNDRVIEILREILK, encoded by the coding sequence ATGGATTTTCATGGTGGTAATATTTATAAAATATTCAGGGAAAAAAATATAACAGAAATACTGGATTACAGTTCAAATATCAATCCTTACGGAGTGCCTGAGAGCTTAAAGCAGAAGATTATTGAAAATATTGGGATTCTTGAGAGGTATCCTGATCCTGACTATGTGGAATTGCGTGAAAAATTGGCTCAGCTGAATAAAGTTGAACTGGAAAATATTGTGCTGGGGAATGGTGCAACAGAAGCTATATTTTTGTTCATAAAAGTAATAAAGCCCGAAAAAGTGCTGATTGTATCGCCTACTTTTGGTGAATATGAAAGGGCAGTAAGAGCGTGTAAAAATTCTGAAAGTCAAAAAATTGAAATTAAATATTTTGAACTGGAAGAAAAAGATGAGTTTAGACTTAGTATTAGGAAATTAAAAAAGGAACTTGAGAAAAAATATGATTTGGTAATAATTTGCAATCCGAATAATCCAACTGGAAAATTTTTAAAAATGGCTGAAACAGAGGAAATTTTGAGAGAATGCAATAGATATGATACAAAGTTATTTATTGATGAGGCATTTATCGAATTTTTAGAGGATGGACTAAAGGAAAGCATTGTAAATAGTGGGGAAAATAAAAAAAATTTGTTTGTAACTCGTGCATTTACAAAATTTTTTGCTATTCCAGGATTACGATTGGGATACGGAATTTATTTTGACAAAAATTTAGAAAAGAAAATCGCTGAAAAAAAAGAGCCATGGAGCGTGAACAATATCGCTGAAATGGCTGGAATAACAGTGCTTGATGATACAGAATACATAGAAAAGACATTAAACTGGATAACAGAAGAAAAAAGATACATGTATAAAAGACTGAATGAAATTTCAGGAATAAAGCCTTATAAAACTGAAGTAAACTTTATTTGTGTAAAAATAAAAGATGAACTGATTTCTAAAGGGCTGAATGTGAAAAAATTGCGGGAAAAAATGATGGAAGAAGGAATTTTGATAAGGGATGCGTCCAATTTTAAATTTTTGGATAAAAGATTTTTTAGACTAGCAATTAAGGACAGAAAGAGTAATGATAGAGTTATTGAGATTTTGAGAGAAATTTTAAAATAA